A single window of Mycobacterium sp. ITM-2016-00318 DNA harbors:
- a CDS encoding LLM class flavin-dependent oxidoreductase, which translates to MTMPVMEPDLDAGFLETWARTIDDGPFSSLCWGERIAFDNPEAITLLGALAAWTDRVRLVTTVIVPQLHDPVMLAKAIATGDMLSGGRLTLGLGIGGRREDYDAVGADPATQTMRGMAHLVAVMKRVWAGEKVADSVIPVGPSPVQRPGPPLLVGTMGPKTVQSAASWADGLAGTTLDLDTAKQNELYDVARSAWAQAGKPKPLLATSFWFALGDGEEARAQVHRHLRRYMNWIPAEYVDAMAPTTGWAGDEDELLAVLKKFDDIGTDEVHLIPTTSDVEQVRRVADVIKDLR; encoded by the coding sequence ATGACGATGCCGGTGATGGAGCCCGATCTCGACGCCGGTTTCCTCGAGACGTGGGCCAGGACCATCGACGACGGGCCGTTCTCGTCGCTGTGCTGGGGCGAGCGGATCGCGTTCGACAACCCGGAGGCGATCACCCTGCTCGGCGCGCTGGCAGCCTGGACCGACCGCGTTCGACTGGTGACGACGGTGATCGTGCCGCAGTTGCACGACCCGGTGATGCTGGCGAAAGCGATCGCGACCGGCGACATGCTCAGCGGTGGCAGGCTCACCCTCGGCCTTGGAATCGGCGGCCGCCGCGAGGATTACGACGCGGTCGGCGCTGACCCGGCGACTCAGACGATGCGGGGGATGGCACACCTGGTTGCGGTGATGAAGCGTGTCTGGGCAGGTGAGAAGGTGGCTGATTCGGTGATACCGGTCGGGCCTTCACCGGTGCAGAGGCCGGGGCCGCCGCTGCTCGTCGGGACGATGGGCCCGAAGACCGTGCAGTCGGCGGCGTCCTGGGCAGACGGCCTCGCGGGCACGACCCTCGACCTCGACACCGCCAAACAGAACGAGCTGTACGACGTGGCCCGGAGCGCCTGGGCGCAGGCCGGGAAGCCCAAGCCGCTTCTGGCGACGTCGTTCTGGTTCGCACTCGGCGACGGTGAAGAAGCCCGCGCGCAGGTTCACCGGCACCTTCGCCGCTACATGAACTGGATACCGGCCGAGTACGTCGACGCCATGGCGCCCACTACCGGGTGGGCGGGCGACGAGGACGAGTTGCTGGCCGTGCTGAAGAAATTCGACGACATCGGCACCGACGAGGTTCACCTCATCCCGACGACCTCCGACGTCGAACAGGTGCGAAGGGTCGCCGACGTCATCAAGGACTTGCGCTAG
- the argS gene encoding arginine--tRNA ligase, which yields MTPADLAELLKTTAAAVLTEHDLDTSALPATVTVERPRNPEHGDYATNLALQLGKKVGANPRELAGWLATALAAVGGISSADVAGPGFVNLRLNASAQNMIVDNVIGAGKNYGHSDELKGTNVNLEFVSANPTGPIHIGGTRWAAVGDALGRLLSTQGAEVVREYYFNDHGAQIDRFTNSLIAAAKGEPTPDDGYAGDYIGDIAAQVIAKEPDALNQPDAEMHETFRAIGVDLMFTHIKESLHEFGTDFDVYTHEDSMHTSGRVDEAITRLRDVGKIYEKDGATWLRTTDFGDDKDRVVIKSDGKPAYVAADIAYYLDKRERGAYLCIYMLGADHHGYIARLKAIASSLGEDPATVEVLIGQMVNLVRDGQPVRMSKRAGTVITLDDLVEAIGVDAARYSLIRSSVDSPIDIDLALWSSASNENPVYYVQYAHARLSALARNAAELGLTADTSHLELLTHEKEGTLIRNIGEFPRVLKTAAALREPHRVSRYLEDLAGDYHRFYDSCRVLPIGDEEPNDLHTARLALCQATRQVIGNGLGILGVTAPERM from the coding sequence GTGACCCCCGCCGACCTGGCTGAGCTGCTCAAGACCACCGCCGCCGCGGTGTTGACCGAGCATGACCTGGATACCTCGGCGCTGCCGGCGACCGTCACTGTCGAGCGTCCCCGCAATCCCGAGCACGGCGATTACGCCACCAACCTGGCACTTCAGCTCGGCAAGAAGGTCGGCGCAAACCCGCGTGAGCTGGCCGGATGGCTGGCGACGGCGCTCGCAGCCGTCGGCGGCATCTCGTCGGCCGACGTGGCAGGGCCCGGCTTCGTCAACCTCCGGCTCAACGCCAGTGCGCAGAACATGATCGTCGACAACGTCATCGGGGCGGGCAAGAACTACGGTCACTCCGACGAGCTCAAGGGCACCAACGTCAACCTCGAGTTCGTCTCGGCGAACCCGACGGGCCCCATCCACATCGGCGGGACCCGCTGGGCCGCTGTCGGCGATGCGCTCGGCCGGCTGCTGTCCACACAGGGCGCTGAGGTGGTCCGGGAGTACTACTTCAATGACCACGGCGCACAGATCGACCGGTTCACCAACTCGCTGATCGCGGCGGCCAAGGGGGAACCAACCCCCGACGACGGCTATGCGGGCGACTACATCGGTGACATCGCGGCCCAGGTGATCGCCAAGGAGCCCGACGCACTGAACCAGCCAGACGCCGAAATGCACGAGACGTTCCGCGCTATCGGGGTCGACCTGATGTTCACCCACATCAAGGAGTCTCTGCACGAATTCGGCACCGACTTCGACGTCTACACCCACGAAGACTCGATGCACACCAGCGGCCGGGTCGACGAGGCCATCACCAGGCTCCGCGATGTCGGCAAGATCTACGAGAAGGACGGCGCAACCTGGTTGCGCACCACCGACTTCGGCGATGACAAGGACCGTGTCGTCATCAAGAGTGACGGCAAGCCGGCCTATGTCGCGGCCGACATCGCCTACTACCTCGATAAGCGCGAGCGCGGCGCCTATCTGTGCATCTACATGCTCGGTGCCGACCACCACGGCTACATCGCCCGGCTCAAGGCCATCGCGTCGTCGCTGGGGGAGGACCCGGCCACCGTCGAAGTCTTGATCGGGCAGATGGTGAACCTGGTCCGCGACGGGCAACCCGTGCGGATGAGCAAGCGGGCGGGCACGGTCATCACGCTCGACGACCTCGTCGAGGCGATTGGCGTCGACGCCGCGCGGTACTCGCTGATCCGCTCGTCGGTCGATTCACCGATCGACATCGACCTGGCGTTGTGGTCATCGGCGTCCAACGAAAACCCGGTCTACTACGTGCAATACGCCCACGCACGGCTCTCGGCGCTGGCGCGAAACGCGGCCGAGCTGGGGCTCACCGCCGACACCTCGCATCTCGAGCTGCTCACGCACGAGAAAGAGGGCACGCTGATCCGCAACATCGGCGAGTTCCCGCGCGTGCTGAAGACCGCAGCCGCGCTGCGCGAGCCGCACCGGGTGTCGCGCTACCTCGAAGACCTCGCCGGTGACTATCATCGGTTCTACGACTCCTGCCGCGTGCTGCCGATCGGCGACGAAGAGCCGAACGACCTGCACACCGCCCGACTCGCGCTCTGCCAGGCCACCCGCCAGGTCATCGGCAACGGTCTCGGCATTCTCGGCGTCACCGCCCCGGAGCGAATGTAA
- a CDS encoding amidase — protein sequence MDSSQAFELADVDAIGQAALVATGQLSALELLEAAIIRLEQARDLNAVILDLFDRGREQAAQLDSSGRARSGESGPLAAVPFLLKDLGASLAGAPEAMGSRALRTYVARENSWTVDRYLTADLVVFGKTNTPEWGNHCTTEPSLFGPTMNPWSPSITPGGSSGGSAAAVAAGVVPAASGGDGTGSIRVPSSCCGLVGLKPRRGRSSFAPDAGHSLEGLAVAHALTRTVRDSAALLDVIAGTAPGDPYSAAPPTTAYLDAIGEDPAAQRILMATNSPFSAPPTAPAVVSAVQAAGGLLADLGHNVEQGAPTIDPDVVADAIATLHTVSNVALHALATEHLGREPEEDEFEPSTWMMVREGFTTTGAQYAGAIADVHAQTRRFAASMAGYDVLLVPTLLTSPPSYALLDQPRESTRAFFDVEFATTGWTSLANVTGWAAISLPLASTADGQPIGVQLIAPDEAILLQLAAQLEAAAPWADRHPPAWVPFRR from the coding sequence ATGGACTCCTCGCAAGCTTTCGAACTGGCCGACGTCGATGCGATCGGCCAGGCCGCGCTCGTCGCAACCGGTCAACTCTCGGCGCTCGAACTGCTCGAAGCCGCCATCATCAGGCTCGAGCAGGCGCGGGATCTGAACGCGGTCATCCTCGACCTGTTCGACCGGGGGCGGGAACAGGCGGCCCAACTAGACTCATCGGGCCGTGCCAGGAGCGGTGAGTCGGGTCCGTTGGCTGCAGTGCCGTTCCTGCTCAAGGATCTCGGCGCGTCGCTTGCCGGTGCGCCGGAGGCAATGGGATCCCGCGCGCTGCGCACCTATGTCGCGAGGGAGAACTCGTGGACCGTCGACCGCTACCTGACAGCGGACCTGGTCGTTTTCGGCAAGACCAACACGCCGGAGTGGGGCAACCACTGCACCACCGAGCCGTCGCTTTTCGGTCCGACGATGAACCCCTGGTCACCCTCGATCACGCCGGGTGGATCGAGCGGGGGATCGGCTGCTGCGGTCGCCGCCGGTGTCGTGCCTGCGGCGTCGGGCGGCGACGGCACGGGCTCCATCCGGGTGCCCTCATCGTGCTGCGGACTCGTCGGCCTGAAACCACGGCGTGGCCGTAGCTCGTTCGCGCCGGACGCGGGGCACTCGCTGGAAGGGCTGGCCGTCGCGCATGCGCTCACCCGCACCGTGCGGGACAGCGCCGCGTTGCTCGACGTCATCGCGGGCACCGCACCCGGCGATCCGTATTCCGCCGCGCCGCCCACTACCGCCTACCTGGACGCCATCGGCGAAGATCCTGCTGCGCAACGCATCCTGATGGCGACGAATTCGCCATTCTCGGCTCCGCCGACAGCCCCCGCGGTCGTCAGCGCGGTCCAGGCGGCCGGCGGGTTGCTTGCCGACCTGGGACACAACGTCGAACAGGGTGCTCCGACGATCGATCCCGACGTAGTCGCCGATGCGATCGCGACCCTGCACACGGTCAGCAACGTCGCGCTTCACGCACTGGCGACCGAACACCTGGGTCGCGAGCCGGAAGAAGACGAATTCGAGCCGAGCACATGGATGATGGTGAGGGAAGGCTTCACCACGACCGGGGCGCAATATGCGGGCGCCATCGCAGATGTGCATGCCCAGACGCGGCGCTTCGCGGCAAGCATGGCCGGATACGACGTTCTCCTTGTACCGACCTTGCTGACGTCCCCGCCGTCCTACGCGCTGTTGGACCAGCCCCGTGAAAGCACGCGCGCGTTCTTCGACGTTGAATTCGCTACGACGGGATGGACGTCATTGGCGAACGTCACCGGCTGGGCCGCGATCTCTCTACCGCTCGCCAGCACCGCCGACGGGCAGCCGATCGGCGTGCAACTGATCGCGCCCGACGAGGCGATCCTGCTGCAACTCGCGGCCCAGCTCGAGGCGGCGGCGCCGTGGGCCGACCGTCATCCGCCCGCGTGGGTTCCGTTCCGGCGTTAG
- a CDS encoding class I SAM-dependent methyltransferase, which yields MAKLEPNYELLQSIYDIPTEFYELFLGPTMGYTCGYYKESNSTRDEAQLAKFDLAQDKLKLEPGMTLLDVGCGWGAGMQRALENYDIDVIGLTLSKAQQAAAEMRLSHVMPHGRHGNWEVRVQGWEEFEGKVDRILAIGSFEHFRHEKYEAYFDFCYDTVPDDGIVLLHTICAYHPDDYLRLGIPLTFELMRFIKFIITEIFPGGQLPSERMIRELAPKSGWNITCTQSLQPHYARTLQDWATALHDHKSETIELQGLDAYERFDKYLTGCRDLFCERKLDVNQFTMEKATW from the coding sequence ATGGCCAAATTGGAACCGAATTATGAACTGTTGCAGTCTATCTACGATATCCCGACCGAGTTCTACGAACTCTTCCTCGGCCCTACCATGGGCTACACGTGCGGTTATTACAAAGAGTCCAACTCCACGCGCGACGAAGCGCAGCTCGCTAAGTTCGACCTAGCGCAGGACAAGCTGAAACTCGAGCCGGGCATGACCCTGCTCGACGTCGGCTGCGGCTGGGGCGCAGGCATGCAGCGTGCTCTGGAGAACTATGATATCGACGTCATCGGCCTCACGCTGAGCAAGGCGCAACAGGCGGCCGCCGAGATGCGACTTTCGCATGTCATGCCGCACGGCAGGCACGGCAACTGGGAGGTCCGGGTACAGGGCTGGGAGGAGTTCGAAGGGAAGGTCGACCGCATCCTCGCGATCGGATCCTTCGAGCACTTCCGCCATGAGAAGTACGAGGCATACTTCGACTTTTGCTACGACACGGTGCCTGATGACGGCATCGTTCTGCTGCACACCATCTGCGCCTACCACCCCGACGACTACCTACGCCTCGGTATCCCGCTGACTTTCGAGCTGATGCGGTTCATCAAGTTCATCATCACCGAGATCTTCCCCGGTGGGCAATTGCCGTCGGAGAGGATGATTCGCGAGCTGGCACCGAAGTCCGGCTGGAACATCACCTGCACACAATCTCTGCAACCGCACTACGCGCGCACCCTCCAAGATTGGGCCACAGCGTTGCACGATCACAAGAGCGAGACCATCGAGTTGCAAGGTCTGGACGCCTACGAGCGATTCGATAAGTACCTCACCGGATGTCGAGACCTGTTCTGCGAGAGGAAATTAGACGTCAACCAGTTTACGATGGAGAAAGCCACGTGGTAG
- a CDS encoding peptide MFS transporter: MTTVGQTDEKPPGRTLFGHPIGLANLFGVELWERFSFYGMLTILGYYLYYTVTEGGLELPKATATGIVGAYGGLVYLSTVLGGWVADRVLGMERTVFYGGVVVMCGHIALAVIPDLAGVAVGLVLVALGSGALKANASSLLGTLYEKGDPRCDGGFTLFYLGINLGAFIGPLITGLLQTRIGFHWGFGAAAVGMAVGLAQYVFFRKNLGDHGRHVPNPLPRSGIKVIVGAVIVVVVVVVVAFVTGLVKLANLSQVTTGVIIVASIAYFAVMLSSSKVEPVERTRVRAFIPLFIANAVFWSLFQQIFTVLAVYSDERMNWSIFGWTAPSSWIGSVEPVWIILLSPLFAILWTRLGNRAPTTPRKFAYGVIGMGLAFLLFLPMAGTEGKTVPALFVAAVLAVFAVSELLLSPIGLSVTTKLAPEAFRAQMMALYFFSVGLGTSMSGVLAKYYDASREFAYFGIIGAVAIVAGVIVFALAPWISREMEGVH; the protein is encoded by the coding sequence ATGACAACCGTGGGACAGACCGACGAGAAGCCGCCCGGACGCACGCTGTTCGGACATCCGATCGGTCTCGCCAACCTCTTCGGCGTCGAGTTGTGGGAGCGCTTTTCGTTTTACGGGATGCTCACCATCCTCGGCTACTACCTCTACTACACCGTCACCGAGGGCGGCCTCGAGCTGCCGAAAGCCACCGCGACGGGCATCGTCGGCGCCTACGGCGGACTGGTGTACCTGTCCACCGTGCTGGGCGGCTGGGTAGCCGACCGGGTGCTCGGCATGGAGCGCACCGTGTTCTACGGCGGTGTGGTGGTGATGTGTGGCCACATCGCGCTCGCGGTCATTCCCGACTTGGCCGGCGTCGCCGTGGGCCTCGTGTTGGTCGCGCTCGGCTCGGGCGCCTTGAAGGCGAATGCGTCGTCGCTGCTCGGCACGCTCTACGAGAAAGGCGACCCCCGCTGTGACGGCGGATTCACGCTGTTCTATCTCGGCATCAACCTCGGCGCGTTCATCGGGCCGCTGATCACCGGTCTGCTGCAGACCCGAATCGGCTTCCACTGGGGCTTCGGCGCCGCCGCGGTCGGCATGGCAGTCGGCCTCGCGCAGTACGTCTTCTTCCGCAAGAACCTCGGCGATCACGGCCGTCATGTGCCGAACCCGTTGCCGCGCAGCGGAATCAAAGTCATCGTCGGGGCCGTGATCGTTGTCGTCGTGGTGGTGGTCGTCGCGTTCGTCACCGGTCTTGTCAAGTTGGCGAACCTCTCGCAGGTCACCACAGGGGTGATCATCGTGGCGTCGATCGCCTACTTCGCGGTGATGCTCAGCAGCTCGAAGGTGGAACCCGTCGAGCGGACGCGCGTGCGCGCCTTCATTCCGCTTTTCATCGCCAACGCGGTGTTCTGGTCGCTGTTCCAGCAGATCTTCACCGTGCTCGCGGTTTACTCCGACGAGCGGATGAACTGGTCGATCTTCGGATGGACCGCACCGTCGAGCTGGATCGGTTCCGTCGAACCGGTGTGGATCATCCTGCTCTCGCCGCTGTTCGCGATCTTGTGGACCAGGCTCGGCAACCGCGCACCGACGACACCGCGCAAGTTCGCGTACGGGGTGATCGGTATGGGTCTCGCATTCCTGCTGTTCCTGCCGATGGCAGGCACGGAGGGCAAGACGGTCCCGGCTCTGTTTGTCGCCGCTGTCCTCGCCGTGTTCGCGGTCTCGGAGCTGTTGCTCTCGCCGATCGGGTTGTCGGTGACGACAAAGCTTGCGCCGGAAGCGTTTCGGGCGCAGATGATGGCACTGTACTTCTTCTCGGTCGGTCTTGGCACATCGATGTCGGGGGTGCTCGCCAAGTACTACGACGCGAGCCGGGAGTTCGCCTACTTCGGGATCATCGGCGCGGTGGCGATCGTCGCAGGCGTGATCGTGTTCGCCCTTGCGCCATGGATCAGCCGCGAGATGGAGGGCGTGCACTAG
- a CDS encoding VOC family protein, with amino-acid sequence MAINTTSIQHVRLTVTDIARSRKFYDSVFGWPVMLEVPDDADAETLEKLWFLFGGVIYRTGDILIGLRPVGDGSFDEDRVGLDHLAFGLNTKDELEAAAAHLDDLGIPHERIKDIGISHILEFRDPDNIALELIALK; translated from the coding sequence ATGGCAATAAACACGACGTCCATCCAGCACGTCAGGCTGACCGTCACCGACATCGCGCGATCACGCAAGTTCTACGACAGCGTCTTCGGCTGGCCCGTCATGCTGGAGGTGCCCGACGATGCCGACGCCGAAACGCTGGAGAAGCTGTGGTTCCTGTTCGGCGGCGTCATCTACCGCACGGGCGACATCTTGATCGGCCTGCGGCCGGTGGGAGACGGCAGCTTCGACGAGGACCGCGTCGGCCTCGACCACCTGGCCTTCGGATTGAACACCAAGGACGAACTAGAAGCGGCCGCAGCGCATCTCGACGATCTCGGTATTCCCCACGAGCGGATCAAGGACATCGGCATCTCACACATCCTCGAGTTCCGCGATCCTGACAACATCGCGCTGGAACTCATCGCCCTCAAATAG
- a CDS encoding IS481 family transposase — translation MSKARLVITAVIVEGRSQSEVARRYGVSQGWISRLVKRYQLEGEAAFQPRPRRPHTHPSRLPQSTIDLIVELRATLAGKGLDHGPHTIAWHLETHHRLRVSPATIHRHLRAAGLIDPAPQKRPKSSFIRFAAEQPNERWQADFTHWWLADDTHVEILNWIDDHARYALSVTAHRRVTGPIVVTSFKKACEAHGIPVSTLTDNGMVFTTRLSGGKGGRNALENELHRLGIIQINSTPGHPTTCGKVERFHQTLKKWIIHQPAAATLIELQTQLDAFVDEYNHRRPHRELPHRATPATAYTARPKAAPGERLDTHNRVRTDRVDTSGTITLRVAGRLHHIGIGRTHAGTRVLLLVQALDIRIINAATGQLIRQLTLDPTRDYQPRGVPCGRPKKKPEP, via the coding sequence GTGTCGAAGGCTCGTCTAGTCATTACCGCTGTCATCGTTGAGGGCCGCAGCCAATCTGAAGTCGCCCGGAGGTACGGCGTCTCGCAGGGCTGGATCAGCCGGCTGGTCAAGCGCTACCAGCTCGAGGGCGAGGCCGCATTCCAGCCGCGGCCACGTCGCCCGCACACTCACCCGAGCCGGTTGCCGCAATCGACGATCGATCTGATCGTCGAGTTGCGAGCCACACTGGCGGGCAAAGGGCTCGATCACGGGCCGCACACCATCGCCTGGCACTTGGAAACCCACCACCGATTACGGGTATCGCCAGCGACGATCCATCGCCACCTGCGCGCGGCCGGGCTGATCGACCCGGCACCGCAGAAGCGGCCCAAGTCGTCGTTCATCCGATTCGCCGCCGAGCAACCCAACGAACGCTGGCAGGCCGACTTCACTCACTGGTGGCTCGCCGACGACACCCATGTGGAAATCCTCAACTGGATCGACGACCACGCCCGCTATGCGCTCTCGGTCACCGCCCACCGTCGAGTCACCGGACCCATTGTCGTGACCAGCTTCAAGAAAGCCTGTGAAGCACACGGGATTCCGGTGTCAACACTCACCGACAACGGCATGGTTTTCACCACCCGCCTATCAGGCGGCAAAGGTGGCCGCAACGCATTGGAAAACGAACTGCACCGTCTGGGCATCATCCAAATCAACTCCACCCCCGGACACCCGACGACCTGCGGCAAGGTAGAACGCTTCCACCAAACCCTCAAAAAGTGGATCATCCACCAACCCGCAGCAGCCACCCTCATCGAGCTACAAACCCAACTCGACGCCTTCGTCGACGAATACAACCACCGCCGGCCACACCGTGAACTACCCCACCGCGCCACCCCGGCCACCGCATACACCGCCCGACCCAAAGCCGCCCCCGGCGAACGCCTCGACACCCACAACCGAGTACGCACCGACCGAGTCGACACCAGCGGCACCATCACCCTGCGCGTCGCCGGCCGCCTCCACCACATCGGCATCGGCCGAACCCACGCCGGCACCCGCGTCCTTTTGCTCGTCCAAGCCCTCGACATCCGCATCATCAACGCCGCCACCGGCCAACTCATCCGCCAGCTAACCTTGGACCCGACCAGGGACTACCAACCCCGCGGCGTGCCCTGCGGCCGCCCAAAGAAAAAGCCCGAACCCTAA
- a CDS encoding DUF899 domain-containing protein — protein sequence MTDDACMPPIVSRTEWEKARAELLVKEKALTRLKDAVSAARRRLPMVEITQQYFFDSEEGPKSLLELFEGRRQLIVQHFMFGPDWEEGCDGCSMMADSIPPLSHLNAKDTSFVLISRAPLRKLLTFRDRMGWTLPWVSSKPTFNEDFRATVDGDERQVISVFLRDGERLFHTWSTSARGEEPFMLVFDLLDLTPYGRQEIWEDSPEGWPQQPPYEWMRLHDSY from the coding sequence ATGACCGATGACGCCTGCATGCCGCCGATCGTGTCGCGCACCGAATGGGAGAAGGCGCGCGCGGAACTGCTAGTGAAGGAGAAGGCACTCACCCGACTGAAGGACGCGGTAAGCGCGGCGCGTCGACGGCTGCCGATGGTTGAGATCACGCAGCAGTACTTCTTCGATTCGGAGGAGGGGCCGAAGTCGCTGCTCGAACTGTTCGAGGGCCGCAGGCAACTCATCGTTCAGCACTTCATGTTCGGACCCGATTGGGAGGAGGGCTGTGACGGTTGTTCGATGATGGCCGACTCCATCCCTCCGCTGTCGCACCTCAACGCGAAAGACACGTCGTTCGTGCTGATTTCGCGGGCGCCGCTGCGCAAGCTGCTGACCTTCCGCGATCGGATGGGGTGGACGCTGCCGTGGGTGTCGTCGAAGCCGACGTTCAACGAGGACTTTCGGGCGACTGTGGACGGCGACGAGCGGCAGGTAATCAGCGTGTTCCTTCGCGACGGTGAGCGCCTTTTTCACACCTGGTCGACGTCCGCGCGAGGTGAGGAGCCGTTCATGCTGGTGTTCGACCTGCTCGACCTCACCCCGTACGGGCGCCAGGAGATTTGGGAGGACTCACCCGAGGGTTGGCCGCAGCAACCGCCATACGAGTGGATGCGGCTGCACGACTCGTACTGA